In Vespa crabro chromosome 14, iyVesCrab1.2, whole genome shotgun sequence, the following are encoded in one genomic region:
- the LOC124429073 gene encoding nuclear transcription factor Y subunit alpha yields MEQLGEGQAVVVGSTGGTVQVVQMGQGGQAMMLPQAIQVAAPNGQIQVVPVSSLTNTGQQIVIQQPQTPQIIQTPDGQTYIYQPVQIEGQVQQAQPTVININGNLMQIAGTTSQTATATATAAPVQPLASPTATASQAGNVVMMVPGNSGQTQFQRVALPNAEFLEEEPLYVNAKQYRRILKRRQARAKLEAEGKIPKERPKYLHESRHQHAMKRIRGEGGRFHSGQVKKRK; encoded by the exons ATGGAACAATTGGGAGAAGGACAAGCCGTCGTTGTTGGGAGTACTGGTGGAACGGTACAAGTCGTTCAAATGGGACAAGGAGGACAAGCTATGATGTTACCTCAAGCTATACAAGTAGCAGCTCCCAATGGACAGATTCAAGTAGTTCCTGTTTCCAGTCTTACTAATACTGGCCAACAGATTGTTATACAACAACCTCAGACCCCACAAATTATTCAAACTCCAGACGGACAGACTTATATTTATCAACCTGTACAGATAGAAGGCCAGGTTCAACAGGCTCAACCTACCg ttataaatatcaaTGGGAACCTCATGCAAATAGCTGGTACAACTTCACAAACTGCAACAGCAACTGCAACAGCAGCACCTGTACAACCATTAGCTAGTCCCACAGCAACAGCTTCGCAAGCAGGCAATGTAGTTATG ATGGTACCAGGAAATAGCGGGCAAACACAATTTCAAAGAGTAGCATTACCAAATGCAGAATTCTTAGAAGAAGAACCTCTGTATGTGAATGCCAAACAATATAGACGCATATTAAAAAGGCGTCAAGCACGAGCCAAATTAGAAGCAGAAGGAAAAATTCCAAAGGAAAGACCT aaATATCTTCATGAATCTCGTCATCAACATGCAATGAAAAGAATTCGTGGCGAAGGTGGTCGTTTCCATTCGGGTCAAGTAAAGAAACGGAAGTAA